The genomic window GTACCACTCTTCAAGAGGTTTATTTGTTTCTTATTGAATTGTTCTGAATCAAGAAGTTCTTCTTTCCAATTTATTTTTCTAGTCATCTGGGAAAGATTTCATCCATGTAGCCCCATTACTATTGTGAGGGGCTAACCACAATTGATGTGAAAGATAGCCTTTTGTTTTCTGTCTATAAAAAGCGGAGGAAGACTCATTTTGATATCTAGTCATTTCATCAAAACCTTTCTATTAACCACTCTGCAAAAAGGATTTCTTGATTTTGCGACCTTATCAGCATCTTCAAATTTATCTACATGAACTATTTCTTTGATGACCATCCCTCCAACGAAACATGAAACTTCAACTTTCATGGTTGACCTCCTCCCAGTTGGGAATGAAGAGTGCATCTTTAATGGATATTTTTATGAAAACCTATTTATCTTTCTCAAGCAATAGAGTATTAATGATAATGCTGCATTGATGCCCTTACATGATGTCAATGTTTAGCAAACTATGATCAAATAACGATCGCTTGTTGTAGGTGATCTTTTCTCATATATCTATAGAACTGCAACAACTTGAATTCAGTATTTGATTTTGGTTTTTCTGAAGCGACTATGACTAAATTGTATTTATAAGATATTACTATGTGATTGAGTTTAAGAAAATGCGTAATATAAAGTGTATATACGCTTATGAAAGTCAAGTAAACAATTTATTAGACAAATGAAATACCAAAAGAGATTAAATATTAAACGTGTCATCTTATTTCCAGTAATCGTTTATGCAGCATATGTTTTGATGGATAGCTTTATGCCTTTATTTATGGTTGGATTTGTAGTTTGGTTGTTGTATAACTGGACTGGTAAAAAAAGATTTTGGTGATGAACTAATGAAATCTATAGGAGTCAATAAGTGAAGGCAATCTTTTTGATTGCTGTTATTTGTGGACTGACTTTTCCTAGTTTCCGCATAACTCTTGCAGCTTTATTCGAAGGTACTTCTGATTATCTATATGATTCAGCCAAGCAAGAAAAAACATTCATTCCTTATTGGCTAAAGAAAGCTAGAAATGACTAATCTTTATCGCTTTGATTTTGATACTTTTGATTGATTTTATTCATAGTTAGATCAACTCCTTTCTCTTTCTTGTAACCGAGTTGAAAGTTCTTTTTGTAGTTGTCGATAAAAAGTTTAAGGTATTTTTTTGCGTTCTCTTTGCACTTGGCGTTTGCCAGGATGTAAAATTTGTACCTCTCGAATATTTATGTTCTACTTGTAATTAAGTGCTGAGAGTTCAATTTCTTCTATGGAATCACCTAAGTGGAAACCCACACAAGAAGAACAGGAAGTAATGGAAGTCGTTTGGATGCAAATTAAAGGTGCGTGCGAGAAATTAAAAGAAGAGACAAATGCTCAAAATCAGCATATTCAAAAAATGCTTAAAGAAATGGTTGATCGTTATTATTCATGAATAATATTAAAGGCTCGAAAAGTTTTGATGAGAAAGATCAAGAGTACAAATGAATCTTAGGGTAAATTCGAAGCTTGAAATTCTAGCTAACGAAATACATTGGAGATTTTCTAGATCATCAGGAGCAGGAGGACAGAACCTGAATAAGACAGATAGTCGAGTTGAAATTGTATTTAATGTATTTGAATCCAAAACCTTAACTCCATACCAAAAGCATAGAATTTCAATTCAGAATGAAATTAAACTCATTAATGGTTGTATTTGCATAGCTGTTCAGGATAAGAGAACTCAATATCACAATAGACAATTAGCTTTAAGGAGACTTGCTTTAACCTTGCGAGAGCTTTTAAAGCCACCTCCTAAGAAGAGAAGGAAGACCATACCAACATTTTCATCTCAAAGGAAGAGGGTTGAGTCCAAAAAGAGACGAGGTGAATTAAAAAGAAATAGACAATCAAAAATAGATTATTGATACTTACGCATATAGGATTTTTATTAGTGATACGAGTCCTGTCAGTATTCTCGTCTATTTAAAACACCTGTAGAATTAAAAAATAAATTTCCATTCCAACAAGTAATCACAAATTAGAGGGAAATTAAAAATTATTTTTTTAAAAAAGTCCTACAATCATTTTCTTTTCTAAGAAATGTCTTCTAGTTAAGGCTGCCAATAGTAAGCAGTGCATTATCTCTTAGCAAACTTCCTTTATCTCTTTCGTCGTATTTTTGCTTTAAATCGAAGATTGTTTGCGTTGTAAATGATATCTTTTCCAATGATTTAAGCGAATTCTAATTTCAATAATTTAGAGATTAAGTGACACCTGTAAATAAAGGCATATTTATGGATATACATGAAGCTATGAGAGGTGATTTTTTTACTTTAGTAAATGACTGCGTTTGTTTCTCTTGATCAACGACAACATGGGCGCGACTAGAAAATATATATAGTATATATTCAATAGTTAGATGGTTATGAAGTCTTTTTGCATTGCTATTTCAGCTTTGTTGCCTTTTCATTTATCTTTCATGGTTAATGCAAATACCATAGAACCAGCATTTTTAGCTGAGAAACACGCCAAAATTATCAATTCAAATGCGTTGAATTCAGAAGATTTTTTAAAGCTAAAAGGCACTTGTGGTCGGAAATATTCTTGTGTTATCGGAATTAACGGTGAGACTATAATCACTAGTAGTGGAATACAAATAAGCTCTGATAGAATTATTGGCTGGACATTAACCAATGCGACCAATAGAGGAGGTCTTCTGTTTAATAATAAGAATGAAGACTATAGATTTTTAATAAAATCATTTAATAGTGACGGTAAACGAAAATTAAACGAAATAGGTTTTTATAATTTTAAATCTGCTCAAAGCTTTTTAAGCTCACTAGAACTTTTATCAGGTCTCTCTGCGAACCATGATCAATCTGGTCCTACTACTAATTGTACTGCAAGCGGAAAAGATCAATTCTCAGTAACAGATACGGCTACAAAGAATCTTCTACGACCTTCTGGAGATTTAAGTTTAAAAAGGAATGTAGTGAGCGATATTCGAGTTACTCCTGCTACTTCTCAGGCATTTTTTGACGACTCCTTCACTTATAGATCAAATTGTATTGACCAACCAGTCAATGATTTAACAGTAAAAATTGATAGTCCAATTCCAATAAAAGAGTCTAATTAATTTTCGTCCGATTAAGAATAATATGTTCTTAGTTTTTATAGTGTATCGATACCAATTATATGCGGAAATTTAAGAACATATTTTTAGTAGTTATAATAGTTTAATCAGGCTACCGGGGATAGGAGTATAGAAGACGAATTAGCTAGAAGTTTTTTATTGAATTAAGCTAAAACATTGGTATCAGCAATAATTAAATGATTTTCTTCTGATCTGGAGAAACCTATTAGTACTTCATATCTCGTCTCTAAATTAGTTTCTAATTGATCTACCCAATAATTAAGACCTTGCAAATCAGATTCTCTACAGAGTACATGCTCATATAAGTTGCTTATGAAGTCTTGATTTGAAAGATGCTTCGATATATCTATATAATTAAGCTTGTTATTATGATCTTGTTGGTTTGCAAGAAAAGAATTATTAATCGTGGTTTCTGGGTTTCTAAGACTCTCTAAAAAATCATTAGATAAATTATTTAATGAGAGGCCAGTAATATTATCAATTGAGTTAATTAGACTATTGTTAGAATTTAAATTAAAACTATTAGGGATGTTACTAAATTTTGAAATACTTCCTTCAATCTCGGATAAGTTTGCAACTTTTGAAAACCCAATTTCATTGATGAATGTTTTTGCTTCTGTGAAATTGTTTCCTGTAATCCAAGGACTAGTTGAAGCTGGCTGATAAGCAAGTATATCTGAAGTACTTTTTCTTATTTGATAGGTGTATTGAATAGCAGCATTAGTTTTATGAGTTAACGTTTTTTTATCAACCTCACTGCCTGTATTATTAAGCGCAGCCCATGTTAAGTCATTAGCAATTGAGGCAAGCTCTAGGCTTCCAGAGTCAATTTGTCCTGACCAATAAGTTAATCCTGCGGCATCTCCATCTCTATTAAATAGGTTTAAATAGATTTGATTGACTTGATCTGTCGTACTTAGATTTCCATTAACTGAATTAAATTCAGGCTGCAAATACATATTTGCAGCAAAAGCTTTTTTAGTAATTTTTTCTCCTAACCAATAATCTAATCCACTGGGATCGCATGGCCGACTAAAGTAACCTATGTATAATTGCTGTAATTCAGTTGATGTCGCTGATGTAGAAGAGGTATTACTTTCATTTACTACATCAGTAATTATTACTCTGAATTGGTTGCTTTCTAATTTATTCCCTGCAACATCAGTAGCCTCTATGCTCATTAAATAATTATTGTCATAAGGACTATTCCCATAAGCTTGGCCATTTTCATAGTCAAGTATTCCTTTGATAGTTAATGAACCCGTTATCTCATCTATCTCAAAATATTTATAATCTTCAACATAGCTATAAGGTCCTTGGGAAATCGACCAAGTAACCTCCTTATTGGATGTGAATCTGTATATTTCATGATTTGTATTTTCAGGGATATAAATTTCTCTATAAAATTGACTAGCGGTTGAATTTTCCGAAAATAAAATTCGATTATTTTCTCCATAGATAATCGGTTTTTCTATATTTCCTTCTTCTAAATTATTTACTGAAAGGTCAAATGATTTCTCATAATTATTACCACTACTGTCTGTTGTTTTTACTCGAATAGTATAA from Prochlorococcus marinus XMU1408 includes these protein-coding regions:
- the arfB gene encoding alternative ribosome rescue aminoacyl-tRNA hydrolase ArfB: MNLRVNSKLEILANEIHWRFSRSSGAGGQNLNKTDSRVEIVFNVFESKTLTPYQKHRISIQNEIKLINGCICIAVQDKRTQYHNRQLALRRLALTLRELLKPPPKKRRKTIPTFSSQRKRVESKKRRGELKRNRQSKIDY
- a CDS encoding DUF4214 domain-containing protein; protein product: MSTFEVNDDIFPYRCAVFIRSRWGNTWYSGSGALIGNNDILTASHVIHNNDRGGLANEVRIYPTYDPDSSYYSSGYYQPIWYEYYDDWDEDGNGLLTTGDGKSNSLYEVEKDIALLSLSENLGSIYGYFGVKKTFSGGTAYKLGFPGKYSNNLMFDQGIIYKDSIDNYHWFYNNDIEINGGDSGGPIYINSGGDAGYQIIGVTSSSGGLTSTACSVDSHYWWISESVQVNNYLYDKSFASIVSEESVNEGDSISFTYKTHKYEENKQYIYRISGISSSDLISEELTGTTIINSDGEAIFSIEISADQRTEGSETFTLSIGEKTKSVIINDTSKNLSQSPTDIIISSTSFDENINANTSIASLSTIDPDTSDTFTYTLVSGVGDTDNQAFTINGSSIQINTSPDYETKSSYTIRVKTTDSSGNNYEKSFDLSVNNLEEGNIEKPIIYGENNRILFSENSTASQFYREIYIPENTNHEIYRFTSNKEVTWSISQGPYSYVEDYKYFEIDEITGSLTIKGILDYENGQAYGNSPYDNNYLMSIEATDVAGNKLESNQFRVIITDVVNESNTSSTSATSTELQQLYIGYFSRPCDPSGLDYWLGEKITKKAFAANMYLQPEFNSVNGNLSTTDQVNQIYLNLFNRDGDAAGLTYWSGQIDSGSLELASIANDLTWAALNNTGSEVDKKTLTHKTNAAIQYTYQIRKSTSDILAYQPASTSPWITGNNFTEAKTFINEIGFSKVANLSEIEGSISKFSNIPNSFNLNSNNSLINSIDNITGLSLNNLSNDFLESLRNPETTINNSFLANQQDHNNKLNYIDISKHLSNQDFISNLYEHVLCRESDLQGLNYWVDQLETNLETRYEVLIGFSRSEENHLIIADTNVLA